A window from Bacteroidota bacterium encodes these proteins:
- a CDS encoding transglutaminase family protein, translated as MSQYRIKHITRYTYPSPVIDSANQVMLFPLNDEQQEVKKHEIVITHQPNVEIFTDYFGNQVGDFSVIKPHADLTIRSTIDVIIHEVQLPTDDAEASTQWEMLNAAPEQAPFLDFLALEKFNSYSEIMALASSLISDSATPLEVSKLLSSHVYDNFEYKKGITNVETKVDEIWKIKAGVCQDFAHVLLVMLRIIGIPARYVSGYICPKNHELRGEGATHAWVEAYIPFYGWIGLDPTNNCIVSDRHVRLAIGRSFSDCTPVKGTYKGSSEHTLEVSVTIENGSPKKEDDSLTPVFTYQVQNPGVPDNSYRRFMEMQQQQQQ; from the coding sequence ATGTCACAGTACCGTATCAAACATATCACCCGTTACACATATCCTTCTCCTGTTATTGACAGTGCCAACCAGGTAATGCTGTTTCCGCTGAATGATGAGCAACAGGAAGTAAAAAAACATGAGATCGTTATTACACACCAACCAAACGTTGAAATATTCACTGATTATTTTGGCAACCAGGTAGGAGATTTTTCAGTGATCAAGCCACATGCAGATCTTACTATACGATCAACCATTGATGTTATAATACATGAAGTACAATTGCCTACGGATGATGCAGAAGCTTCTACCCAATGGGAAATGTTGAATGCTGCTCCGGAGCAAGCCCCATTCCTGGATTTTCTTGCATTGGAAAAATTTAATTCCTATTCAGAAATCATGGCACTTGCTTCTTCTTTGATAAGTGATTCTGCTACTCCTCTTGAAGTGAGTAAATTATTATCATCCCATGTGTATGATAATTTTGAATACAAAAAAGGTATCACCAATGTAGAAACTAAAGTAGATGAGATATGGAAAATAAAAGCTGGAGTATGCCAGGATTTTGCCCATGTGTTATTGGTGATGTTGCGTATTATTGGCATTCCTGCCCGTTATGTAAGTGGTTATATCTGTCCAAAAAATCATGAGCTGCGGGGCGAAGGTGCTACGCATGCATGGGTAGAAGCCTATATTCCTTTCTATGGTTGGATCGGTCTTGACCCAACTAATAACTGCATAGTAAGTGATCGGCATGTACGCCTAGCTATTGGCAGAAGTTTTTCTGATTGCACTCCTGTCAAAGGAACTTATAAAGGATCATCTGAACATACCCTGGAAGTATCTGTAACAATTGAAAATGGTTCGCCTAAAAAAGAAGATGATTCATTGACGCCTGTTTTTACTTACCAGGTGCAAAATCCCGGGGTACCTGATAATTCATACAGAAGATTTATGGAGATGCAGCAACAACAGCAGCAATAG